One Streptomyces sp. CNQ-509 DNA window includes the following coding sequences:
- a CDS encoding FAD-binding oxidoreductase: protein MTIVNDLRAAVRGRVLTPGDEGFDAARRPWNLAVDQRVAVVVDAADTADVAAVVRRARLDGLVVLAQPSGHGASGDTDDAILLRTGGLGGVEIRPQERLARVGAGVKWGEVLTAAGPHGLTGLAGSSPAVSVTGYTLGGGLSWFSRAHGFAANSVRAFDVVEADGAQRRVTAESDPELFWALRGGSGEFAVVTAVEFDLHPAPELYGGRMVWPAAAAPAVLEAYREVTATAPDELTVWYDLLQFPGAPARVAVDATCLSPPGEAEALLRHFDKIDGRMSDSRGPLPVAELGTITAEPTDPGPGMSRAELLTELTDDVAEALLAEPIDPLLSVQLRHLGGALARPPADAGACGELTEPYLLYTFGLPATPEKATAIRERQRELAAALTPYTSGRKPYTFLAPGERAAHSFTPAALGRLRALKRKRDTRGTFRTNYPVLG, encoded by the coding sequence ATGACCATAGTAAATGATCTACGCGCCGCCGTCCGGGGTCGAGTGCTCACTCCGGGTGACGAGGGGTTCGACGCCGCCCGCCGACCCTGGAACCTCGCGGTGGACCAGCGGGTGGCGGTCGTCGTGGACGCGGCGGACACCGCCGACGTTGCGGCCGTGGTCCGCCGGGCCCGCCTCGACGGGCTGGTGGTGCTGGCCCAGCCCAGTGGGCACGGCGCCAGCGGGGACACCGACGACGCGATCCTGCTGCGCACGGGCGGGCTGGGCGGTGTCGAGATCCGCCCGCAGGAGCGGCTGGCCCGGGTGGGCGCAGGCGTGAAGTGGGGCGAGGTCCTCACCGCGGCGGGCCCGCACGGGCTGACCGGCCTCGCGGGCAGCTCACCGGCGGTCAGTGTCACCGGCTACACCCTGGGCGGCGGGCTGAGCTGGTTCAGCCGCGCACACGGCTTCGCGGCGAACAGCGTCCGCGCCTTCGACGTCGTCGAGGCGGACGGCGCCCAGCGACGGGTGACCGCGGAGTCGGACCCGGAGCTGTTCTGGGCGCTGCGCGGCGGCAGCGGAGAGTTCGCCGTCGTCACCGCCGTCGAGTTCGACCTGCATCCGGCGCCCGAGCTGTACGGCGGGCGGATGGTGTGGCCGGCGGCCGCGGCACCCGCAGTGCTCGAGGCATACCGCGAGGTGACCGCCACCGCGCCGGACGAGCTCACCGTCTGGTACGACCTGCTGCAGTTCCCCGGCGCCCCGGCCAGGGTCGCCGTCGACGCCACCTGCCTGAGCCCGCCCGGGGAAGCCGAGGCCCTGCTGCGCCACTTCGACAAGATCGACGGCCGGATGAGCGACTCCCGCGGCCCCCTGCCGGTCGCCGAGCTGGGCACCATCACCGCTGAGCCGACCGACCCGGGCCCCGGCATGTCCCGCGCCGAGCTGCTGACCGAGCTGACGGACGACGTCGCCGAGGCCCTGCTGGCCGAGCCGATCGACCCGCTGCTGAGCGTGCAGCTGCGCCACCTCGGCGGAGCACTGGCTCGCCCTCCGGCGGACGCCGGGGCATGCGGGGAGCTCACGGAGCCATACCTGCTCTACACCTTCGGCCTCCCGGCCACGCCCGAGAAGGCCACAGCAATCCGCGAGCGGCAGCGCGAGCTGGCCGCCGCCCTCACCCCGTACACCAGCGGCCGCAAGCCCTACACCTTCCTCGCCCCCGGCGAGCGGGCCGCGCACTCGTTCACCCCGGCCGCCCTGGGCCGACTGCGCGCTCTGAAGCGCAAGCGCGACACCCGCGGCACCTTCCGAACCAACTACCCCGTCCTGGGCTGA
- a CDS encoding MFS transporter has protein sequence MTTTRRHPGWTLTLLAFAQLIISIDYNIVYVALPEIGSALGFSAHSLQWVISGYAVAFGGFLLLGGRASDLFGPRRMFVLGLSLYAASSLAGGLAWDPWVLIAARAVQGIGGAFLFPATLTLVGTSFAEGRERNRAFAVWGTAGGSGMILGSLLGGVLTDAFGWAAVFYVNVPLATIAALCALPLLALDAVRRAAGRRFDAAGALTATAGTTLVVFALVQGPEAGWTATPVVLAAFVGIALLTAFAVVEKRGADPLTPPRLLRHRNLTTAMAVTFGFMATLGTLLYFLTVYFQTVHGYSALRTGLAFLVPMLAIAAGSQTAGRLATRYGLRPTMITALAVAAAGTALTALPMATDASYISLIPGLVVLGLGQGAGYSLMFGAAGNGVPAQQQGIAAGLASTTQQIGGAVGLAVLVAIAGPAGSVDGLRDAMFAAAAAATATALVALRFSRPARQPAAEAAPATRGRDAVGAG, from the coding sequence ATGACCACCACACGTCGCCATCCTGGCTGGACCCTGACCCTTTTGGCCTTCGCCCAACTGATCATCTCCATCGACTACAACATCGTGTACGTCGCCCTCCCTGAGATCGGCTCCGCCCTCGGCTTCTCCGCCCACAGCCTGCAGTGGGTGATCAGCGGCTACGCGGTCGCCTTCGGCGGCTTCCTGCTGCTCGGCGGCCGGGCGAGCGACCTCTTCGGCCCGCGCCGGATGTTCGTCCTCGGCTTGTCCCTATACGCCGCCTCGTCGCTGGCCGGTGGCCTCGCCTGGGATCCCTGGGTGCTCATCGCCGCCCGAGCGGTGCAGGGCATCGGCGGCGCCTTCCTCTTCCCGGCCACGCTCACGCTGGTCGGCACCAGCTTCGCCGAAGGGCGGGAGCGCAACCGAGCGTTCGCCGTCTGGGGCACAGCCGGCGGAAGCGGCATGATCCTCGGCTCACTGCTCGGCGGGGTGCTCACCGACGCCTTCGGCTGGGCCGCCGTCTTCTACGTCAACGTGCCGCTGGCGACCATCGCAGCGCTGTGCGCCTTGCCACTGCTCGCCCTCGACGCGGTGCGCCGCGCAGCCGGGCGCCGCTTCGACGCCGCCGGCGCGCTGACGGCCACAGCCGGAACGACGCTGGTGGTCTTCGCCCTGGTCCAGGGCCCGGAGGCCGGATGGACCGCCACCCCTGTCGTGCTGGCAGCCTTCGTCGGGATCGCGCTGCTGACGGCATTCGCAGTGGTTGAAAAGCGCGGCGCCGACCCGCTGACCCCGCCGCGGCTGCTGCGTCACCGCAACCTGACCACCGCCATGGCCGTCACCTTCGGCTTCATGGCCACGCTCGGCACCCTGCTGTACTTCCTGACGGTCTACTTCCAGACCGTGCACGGCTACAGCGCCCTGCGCACCGGCCTGGCGTTCCTCGTCCCGATGCTGGCGATCGCGGCCGGCTCGCAGACCGCGGGCCGGCTGGCCACCCGGTACGGGCTGCGCCCCACGATGATCACGGCCTTGGCGGTGGCCGCCGCGGGAACGGCGCTGACCGCGCTGCCGATGGCGACCGACGCCTCGTACATTTCTCTGATTCCCGGCCTGGTGGTGCTCGGCCTCGGCCAGGGCGCCGGCTACAGCCTGATGTTCGGCGCCGCGGGCAACGGCGTGCCGGCACAGCAACAGGGCATCGCCGCCGGCCTGGCCTCCACCACCCAGCAGATCGGCGGCGCGGTCGGCCTGGCCGTGCTGGTCGCGATAGCGGGCCCGGCCGGCTCGGTGGACGGGCTGCGCGATGCGATGTTCGCCGCGGCGGCAGCAGCGACGGCGACCGCCCTGGTGGCGCTGCGCTTCTCCCGCCCTGCACGACAGCCCGCCGCCGAGGCTGCGCCGGCGACCCGGGGCCGTGACGCTGTGGGAGCCGGGTGA
- a CDS encoding RHS repeat-associated core domain-containing protein, with protein MPSPPARQGQRQHRHPLPARRQRTPPQRRRHRHRHPLLRPRRRNRRRPHSGQPDALPGLRPPGHRHARGLPRRRPGRHPPQTTPLRRPRPTTPTGTAPDFPGTAPDFPGTKGFVGGTLDATGLTHIGAREYDPTLGAFISPDPLLDPANPLQANAYTYANNTPVTASDPTGEMLYDEVTKKGFGNNKVRKSWYRIQGYTNSRGNVTNKYRTLVRHNTRSFNSYWRQVRAAEAVRQAEIAAQRKIQEAMRRLERNIQNILGGASLQEQLDQVMSSPEASEALDRQFAKMSESDPCDSSYARASGACGVRGGDGPGTNFVRNGTSRGDVLSGSVCGIYLCR; from the coding sequence TTGCCGTCGCCGCCTGCTCGCCAAGGCCAGCGACAACACCGCCACCCTCTACCTGCCCGAAGGCAACGAACTCCACCTCAACGCCGACGGCACCGTCACCGGCACCCGCTACTACGCCCACGACGGCGAAACCGTCGCCGTCCGCACTCCGGGCAGCCCGATGCACTTCCTGGTCTCCGACCACCAGGGCACCGCCATGCTCGCGGTCTCCCTCGCCGCCGGCCAGGCCGTCATCCGCCGCAAACAACTCCCCTTCGGCGCCCCCGCCCCACCACCCCCACCGGCACCGCACCCGACTTCCCCGGCACCGCACCCGACTTCCCCGGCACCAAGGGCTTCGTCGGCGGCACCCTCGACGCCACCGGCCTCACCCACATAGGCGCCCGCGAATACGACCCCACCCTCGGCGCCTTCATCTCCCCCGACCCCCTCCTCGACCCCGCCAACCCCCTCCAGGCCAACGCCTACACCTACGCCAACAACACCCCCGTCACCGCATCCGACCCCACCGGTGAGATGCTCTACGACGAAGTCACCAAGAAGGGATTCGGCAACAACAAGGTACGAAAGAGTTGGTACCGCATACAGGGCTACACCAACAGCCGAGGCAACGTCACCAACAAATACCGCACCCTCGTCCGCCACAACACAAGATCCTTCAACTCGTACTGGAGACAAGTCCGGGCAGCCGAGGCAGTCCGGCAGGCAGAGATAGCGGCGCAGCGGAAAATACAAGAAGCGATGCGCAGACTGGAACGGAACATACAAAATATCCTGGGCGGCGCCTCACTGCAGGAACAGCTAGACCAGGTGATGTCGTCGCCCGAAGCCAGCGAAGCATTGGATCGGCAATTTGCAAAAATGTCGGAGTCAGATCCGTGCGACAGTTCTTACGCGCGTGCAAGCGGGGCCTGCGGAGTACGTGGAGGCGACGGCCCTGGAACGAACTTCGTCCGGAACGGCACATCCCGGGGGGACGTTCTGTCTGGCTCTGTGTGTGGGATATACCTATGCCGGTGA